A genomic segment from Candidatus Paceibacterota bacterium encodes:
- a CDS encoding HDIG domain-containing protein gives MIVDDSPGSITISSFDPIRRQVARVALEALIADGRIQPAKIEKEVENAKANVNKIIKEKGEQAVYETGVLNLDPRIVSILGRLHFRTSYGQNVLHHSVEMAHIAGMIAEELGANVLVAKAGALLHDIGKALDHEVQGTHVDIGRRILQKFGASEDVIKAMQAHHEEYPYETIESIIVQTADAISGGRPGARHDNIENYLKRLGDLEAIATGFKGVEKAYALQAGREIRVFVTPSELTDLESHDLARNIALKIENDLKYPGEIKITVIRETRTIDFAR, from the coding sequence GTGATCGTAGATGACAGCCCCGGTTCTATCACCATTTCTTCATTTGATCCTATTCGCCGCCAAGTAGCTAGAGTGGCCCTCGAAGCCCTTATAGCTGATGGCCGCATTCAGCCAGCCAAAATTGAAAAGGAAGTGGAGAACGCTAAAGCAAACGTCAATAAAATCATCAAGGAAAAAGGTGAGCAAGCTGTTTATGAGACAGGAGTGCTCAACCTCGACCCTCGTATTGTCTCTATCCTCGGTCGTCTACATTTTCGGACTAGTTATGGCCAAAATGTCCTTCATCATTCCGTAGAAATGGCTCATATTGCTGGCATGATTGCTGAAGAGCTCGGTGCCAATGTGCTTGTAGCCAAAGCAGGGGCCCTTCTACATGACATTGGTAAGGCTCTTGATCATGAAGTGCAGGGCACTCATGTCGATATTGGCCGCCGCATCCTACAAAAATTTGGAGCTAGCGAAGATGTCATCAAGGCGATGCAGGCTCATCATGAAGAATATCCCTATGAAACTATAGAGTCTATTATTGTTCAGACCGCCGATGCTATCTCTGGAGGTCGTCCAGGGGCTCGTCATGATAATATAGAAAACTATCTAAAACGTCTTGGTGATCTTGAGGCTATCGCCACCGGCTTCAAAGGAGTTGAAAAGGCTTACGCCTTGCAAGCTGGCCGTGAGATTCGAGTTTTTGTTACTCCGTCTGAGCTCACGGATCTCGAATCTCACGATTTAGCCCGTAATATAGCCCTGAAAATAGAAAATGACCTCAAGTATCCAGGTGAAATAAAGATCACTGTCATCCGCGAAACTCGCACTATTGATTTCGCAAGATAG